ATGCCCGTTGAAAATCCTCACTCGAAAAGAGCTCTGGAAACTCAACAGAGAAATCGTACTTGAGCGCACAACCAATCTTAAAAATGATCTGATCTTTAAGCTTTGGTTGATCAAACCAGTTATAAATAGACCTTCTATTTACGTTCATTATTCTCGCGGCTTCGCTGATGCTGTAGCCATTTCTTCTCATTACTTTCTCAATAATTTCACCGTAGTGCTTTTCCATGTTTCTTATACTATTTGGTAGACTAGATTATTAACTTGTGTAAAGAGACAACATTTTCGCACGGATTACTAGAGGAGAAAACATGTAAATGATACAGGATTTATCCTGTTTTTTACTCAGTGTTACCTAGTTGTACCCGTGATAGGTTTGTAATCGGAAAGTTTTGCTCATCTATCATATGTGCATTGAGGCTAATTGTGAAATAACCTAATGGTTGCTGCTATTCGATTCTTATCAGCACCTGCTTCAGTTTGCGGTCAACATCCAGTTGTTCAAAGAGTTTTTCCGATAGTTTTAAAGCTTTTTTAAAGGCTGTTTTTATGTTTTCTGCGTTAAGGTTCGAGGTGGTCTGTTGAAACTGATCATACCGATCTTTATCAATATCTTTTTCCAGACTTTTCG
This Olivibacter sp. SDN3 DNA region includes the following protein-coding sequences:
- a CDS encoding helix-turn-helix domain-containing protein gives rise to the protein MEKHYGEIIEKVMRRNGYSISEAARIMNVNRRSIYNWFDQPKLKDQIIFKIGCALKYDFSVEFPELFSSEDFQRAFSASKTKQSAIRDETEKTSFWKDKYIQLLEEYNNMLMMRSQNGVQAHAM